The genomic window GCTGAATGATTCATGACGATTTTTGCAACAAATATTTAGGTTATTTTTCCCCAAGGAGGGTTGTTAATAAATTTTAGTCTAAGTCTAATGTTGTCTTTCTTTGCAGTTTAAGGTGACCCATCTACTAGCTCCCATCCTAGGTAATGGAGGACTTCTCTGGTTTGGCACTCCCTCCTCTATTTGGGGGTCACATCCTGGAAGCAGAACTGGAGCCAGGTGGTGTGGAGCTTGGACCTGGGGAGGTAATGTACATGTCATTTGTTGCGAAGATTTCTGTTCAACTAAAGACAAACAATTTAAGAGTACTCACAGTCATATATTaattatcctctgcaaagaatacTGATGGTGAGCCCTCTTAATCAACAGTATAAATATAGTATATTGCTTTGCCTGCAGGTGGAATTGGGCCCAGGGGGCAGTGAACTGTTGGAGAGCGCCGCCCCAGAGGACGAAGAGAGAAGAATTCTTGATAAGAGGAAATATCTGGCGCTGAACAGACGGTGCAAAGAGATTGAACAGGTCTCGTCTGTGTTCATCTCCAGGCAAATTTGTTTCGAGCATTTGGATAATCAGAAGTGCCATCCGTCTCACGCAGGTGAATCACAAAATCCTCGGTCGCCTTCACCAAGTCCAAAGACTGACACGACGTTTGAAGAAGGAAAGACGGTAGGAAATGGTTTGACTTGCATCGAATTGTATTAAGGCCcttctttatctttttttactttggctCCATTACAGGTTCCTCATGAAGACCCTTGATGGTCACGGAGATGACTACAGAAATGCTCAGCTCACCATGCTACTGGAGGTCACCTGTTACATAAGGATAATTTTTACCATGCTTTGTATTTTACAACtgatgtttacaaaaaaaataaaataaaaaatcacctAAATCTTGATTTATAATATTACACTTGAAAAATGTGTCCCAGGATGAGCCTGGAGCACTTTCGGATGTCGCTGCCGGGGCTGTGGATGATCGTATAAACGGCGTCTCGGGATCTGCCTCATCTCCCGCTTTTCACCATCCTTCCGGGCCCAAGAAGAGAAGACATGTGACGCCCAAGCaagaaaaggacaaagatttacAAGTAGGCTTTTGGTTCATCCAAATTTCGTTAAAGTGTTCTGCCACTACATTGTGGTTGGTGTGGTTCACTGTGTATATTGATTGAATAGTCGCTTTGATAAACGGTTCAATTGCCTTTCTCCCCAGAATGAAGCTGACATGTCGGTGTTGTCGGACGCGCAGTTTGGTGACATGCCAAGCCCAACCTCACtatcacattgacagaaataaaTGCACGTACATTAAGAGGCACACCATGTGAGAACTTGAGTTAGTGTGCAGGTACTGTCAGATTTGGATGTGTTGTCTTGTAGAATGACATCCCAttctaacaattttttttttttttctttcaacactTTTTGCATTACATTTTTGTACATAGTTATTTGCAGATTTGATTTGTCGATCTGTTGTCAATATTTtgtatcaaatatttaaaaattcaaTCTTTTACGGGTTTGTCGATTACAAACATTAAAAGCAGAATGCTGTCGATCAGGAGTCACTTACCTTTTTAAAactgagagctacttcctgggtactgatcaATGTAAAAGGCTACCAGTTTGATACACACTTTTGAAATCTGCTTACATTACTTTGTTATTAATAACATTAATGTATGCAATGACACTGATCTTGTTAATGATTTCTAATttaacaagaaagaaaaaaatatacaacacTTTTATCCCTAATGAAGAATCTCACTGCACTTTGTTAAGCAGGAATGGCAGCGGTTTACTAGTGTGGCCTAGTTGTTACATTGCAACAATAAAATGATGGGAACAAAATTTATGGGATAAACATTACAATTGAGTTTGTGTTAggcataaaaaaacacacaattaaaAGACAATTCTGTGCTGTTTGTGGATATGCGGTCATAATTCATCACATATCCGAACCAATGGCTGGCCGTCGTCCCAGCGGAAGTCTATTCTAGACAGACACAACTTTCGCCCAATCACAGCTCGTAGATGGGATTTAGGGCGGGCTGTGAATGCAGAGGTGGGATCTTTTAGCAACCGTCCATCTTCACTTCAGCTATATTCCAGAGAACGAGCTTGtcgaaaagaaaacacaatttgGAAGTAAAGAAGACTTTCTGGAATAAGTTTTGGCTGTTattgaaaaaaagacaaacgaTAGCCCATATCATAGGTAAATGTCGTTGCATAAAAATGTGACTCTTGATAGTCGGCTCGACCCAGTTTCCCTTTTTCCTAAATATGGCTAGCCGAGCCGCTAGCTAGCATTTTTATGCCTTAGCTAGCCTGAAAGACAAATTAGCTAGCAGGTTTACGACGTGAACGTTTTCTGAAATATTGTGCATTTCACCACGCAGCGCCACTATACCTAAGCTATGCATATATTATTGCATAGATGCGATGTCCTTCCACCGATATGCATCGTGCTACTTGTTTAAAAGCGAGCCCGTTTGTACTCGAGCGAGGTGGCCGAGCTTAGCAGCTGGCTAAGCATTAGCGTTAGCTGACTAGCTGCCAACCAGATCTGTCATAATATTGCTAAAAGCTATTTTGTTTATATGCATATCGACGAAACCGCCGTGTAGATGTTGTGCAGGAGTGTGCATTTGAATGCGTGCAGTTAATAAGAGCGGAGCGCTCAATAACATCAGTTCGAGTGTGGCGGGGCAACCGTGCAAGATGGTTTGAGCAATTGTGCTCTGTTTGATGCACTGAGTGTTAAATGTGTTACATTTTCCTCCTCCACTCACACTTCGCTCATACAGCTAACTTTGTGACAGACGGAATGTGGACATCGTCGTAGTCAGAGCCATGGCTGACAAGAGAAAACTTCAAGGTAAAgacttgtttgtttgtgtgtgtggcatCCGTTCTGTTGTTGATACGAACTGATGCACTTGTCTTCAAGACCTGTCTCGGATCGGAATGAATGAGGCATCAAAGTCTGGTACATGTCTTTAACTATATGCCTCCATACACAGGTGAGATTGACAGATGCTTGAAAAAAGTAGCGGAAGGTGTAGAACAGTTTGAAGACATTTGGCAAAAGGTGAGAACATTTGTCTTTTGTCTTCTGACTCGCTTGGGAAAAGAAGAAATTGAGAATTTTACCTGCTTGTCTGTTTTAGCTTCACAATGCAGCTAATGCAAACCAGAAGGAAAAATACGAAGCTGACCTCAAGAAGGAGATTAAAAAATTACAGGTATGGCACGTTccctgattttatttatttctttatttttttgctgcctACATTGTCTTAAATTGTTTACATCGCAGGACCCGATAACGTCCGAATATACTTATTTCTTTTtcatgttgttgtgttttttttttttggtctgttgCCAAGTTAATTTCAAGTGGCACAATTTGGCTATTTTAAACTGACATGCCGCAAAAAATCCCCAAATTGCACTCCATAAGTGTCAACACTAAAGGAAGCAGCAACACGGATgtaaataattcaaatgaatgGAGATAAAGTGCTGTACATTAAGATTAAGCATGCAATACATTAGAAAGCCTTTGTTGTCATTGTATGGTGCAGATACAATGTAATTGGTTTTAAGAAAACTAACATGACCAATCATTAAATGATTATAATGACAAGCATAGCAGGTTTCAGCTAACTGTGCCATTAGTCAACAAAAGCCACTGATTGGcaaaagagatttttttgggtgtcaaaataaatacaactggcACAGACGACTAGATGATAAAGCATGAATATTAGCTTAATGTCACTAACTTGAGCTAACTGGAATGGCGCTAGCCTTGCAAGGTTCATACCAGAGGCAGCGTGACCCCAAAATGGTGGCGAGATACAACTCAACCCATCTTTATTTTTATAGCGCCTTCACAACAGCTGCAGCCGAGCCAACGCTTGCTCGCCTGATTGTTATGTCCATGTAATAAAAGATGTACATCGTTGGAATGACAGTTCTAAGAAAATAGTTGAATTCTCttacaattttattattattacgagCAATTTCCTTAATTTTAGTGGTCTTAATGAATACAAATGTGTCACAAAGTTGCAAAATATGCAATAATCCCTCAAATGTATCATATTGTGAGTATACAAGGCCGTGAGTGCTGCCTCTGCAAATAAATGCATACATAGCCTTGGGCAAGAAGGATTTCCTCAGACTCTCACTTGAGTAGTGCAATGCCAGTGACATTAATTAACAAgcaattatttcattatttatttagcttATTTAACGCTTGCCTTGCTTCCAGTGTATCAGGGCTTATTTGGGTCGTTTGGACAGATGTCGGCATCAGATTTTTGGGATGCCGGATtttgaatggagactttctgacAGCGTCCATCCATTAGGATTCAACTATCGTCACTCCCATAATGCATATTGCACTTACGCCACttgacggcaaaaaaaaaaagaaaatgccaatAGTGTCACGTGTTGTAAGTCCATCCACAATCTTTGCTCTTGTCCCTTTTGCAGCGATTGAGAGATCAGATAAAAACATGGGTGGCCTCCAACGAGATCAAAGATAAACGGCAGCTAGTCGAGAACCGCAAGCTCATCGAGACGGTACGCAGACGTGCCCACGTATTCTCCGTGCGATTGTTGGGATAATGAAGGACTGACATTGTTGCTCTTGCCGTCAGCAAATGGAGCGGTTCAAGGTGGTGGAGCGGGAAACAAAAACCAAGGCCTACTCCAAAGAAGGTTTGGGGCTGGCTCAGAAGGTGGATCCGGCTCagagggagaaggaggagaCGGGGCAATGGCTCACGGTAGTGCAACTCGCTCACTTTATTTTACACCATTTTTCACCCGGCCAAGGCTGTAatgtgcttttctttctttttttctgctctCTTGCCCTCCCAGAACACGATAGACACTCTGAACATGCAGGTCGATCAGTTTGAGAGCGAGGTGGAGTCTCTTTCGGTTCAAACGCGAAAGAAGAAAGGTGACAAAGAGGTAAACCCGCTTCGATTTGTTCCCTCGGAACGAGGTGAAATCGCTTCGTTCAAGCCTTGGCCGCTTCCTATCTCAGAAGCAAGATCGCATCGACGAGCTCAAGCGCTTGATCGAAAGGCACCGCTTCCACATTCGCATGCTGGAGACCATCTTGCGGATGCTGGACAACGACTCCGTGCCGGTGGACGCCATTCAGAAGATCAAAGATGACGTGGAGTATTACATTGATTCTTCGCAAGACCCCGACTTTGAGGAAAACGAATTCCTCTACGATGACTTGGACCTGGAAGACATCCGTGAGTACAACGGGCCTGCAGTTTGAATTGTTTAGGACAACGCACACCCGCTCCCACTCACGCTACCGCGCGTTTTCTCGAAGCTGCAGCATTGGTGGCCACGTCGCCATCGGGGCAAGGCAATATGGAAGATGAGATGTACCTCCACTCCAGCAGCACTCCCACTTCAACCACCTCGTCGTCGCCCATCCCTCCGTCGCCAGCCACTTGTGCTGCGGTGAGCATATCCTACCGTTTCAAAGATAACACGACTCGCAAAAGATTTAGGGATGTCGGGCAATAGGGTGACATTTCAGGATGGGACTAAAATTTAAGATCACCTTAAAAGGTTTTGTCCATTTTAGGGTCATTCTGAAATTTCAGCCCAAAACTGAACATCCTGAACTTTTTTTTGCGAGTGCTGTTTTGTAATGTATTTCCTCAAGTAGTGGCCTCGGCCCTCCCCAatagaaatacaattaaaacaacACACGAgcctgatttttttcccccctcaggggaaaaaaacacatggTTGACTTCTTTCTCTAGACTTACTTTTCGCTGTTATGCCCTCGTGTCGGCATGACATCATCAGGACAGGATGTGGCCGTCGTCCAGCTCAAGTGTTTGAAAGCAAAAGTCGCCGCAGTTGTGTGGAGCATTCCAACGAAAGTTGACAAGAAGAACACCTTGCTGGAGATAGCGAGATTTCCGTCTGCTCCTTCCATATGGGATCAATTCTTACGTGCTAACAACAGCGTTTCTCCCAAAATGTAATATTCCAAAACAAAAGGCTTTAAAATCTTTCACACGTAATTCGTAGGTCCAACATGATATTTTTCTTGTAAATACTTAGTTGATATTTTGCCTTTTTAGGTCTTAAAAATTGAAGCGGCCTTGGTACTCTGTAGTTCAAATCCACTATATgaggaaatgttttgtttttgagtgCTGTACATTCTCCCTCGTGAGCTATGACCCTACCCCGCCCCCACCCTCACCTGCGCTAACCCTCCTCCCGCCAAGCCGCCCCCGTTTGTGTTCTAATCCACCGGCTTGTGTGCTGACTCAACCTTTTCCCAAAAGTGGATTGTCACATGAAGGTATCTCCTCCTATAGGAGAACTCAGAGGACGATAAGAAAAGGGGCCGCTCAACAGACAGTGAAGTTAGTCAGGTGAGAGGCTCTCATCTGTGCTGTGTGGCTAGACGGACAGTTTAGTGCCACGCTCTTCACCCTTGGTCCTGAATTCACGCTGGCTCAAGGCTTcctgtttgtttaaaaaaaaaaaagcacttttgttTCTGTGGGACCACGGCTGGGGACTTCTGGTTTGGTTGTGTCATCTTCTGCTTATGTTGGGCCTCTTTAGTTCACACTGCACTTTTCCTTCGTGCCCACTTGAGCCATGTCCACACGTACctggatattttttttaaaagttttttttgttgttgtaaatcTGAGGCTAAAGAGCTGTGACCACATATTACAGGTTTCTAAAgtggaaaagaaaatacatgtcTGAAATGACCGTAGCAAAAAGTCAGTATGAATGGAGAATTAATTTCCTCTTCAAAATGGTTAAAGGTCAGACACGAAAATATCCTTGTACGTGTAGAGATGCCCTTGGTACAGCTCCGATTTGTAACCACGGCAATGCCTCTCTGACATGTTCTCTGTGGTGCTTTTTTGGCTTCCAGTCACCTGTTAAGAATGGCACGCCCTCCCtgctctcctccttctcctcctccaccacgTCCGGCTCTTCTTCGTCCTCCTCCCTGGTGTCAATGGCCAGCGTAGTGGGAGGCATCCCAGTGGTTCCGACCAGCAGCGGCTTGATAGGAAGCTTCAGCAGCGCCGTGCAACAGCAGCATCAGCATCTGCcggtgcagcagcagcagccgcagcaagCTCAGCCGCAGAACCCATCTCAACAGCAGCAGCCCCCACTGTCCAAACCCTCAGTCCCCTCAAACAGCCCCCCTAGTCCGCCCAGCAACTTGCTGCTCCCGGCGTCCTCTGCCCCCTCCGTGCCCACGCCGAGCACGGCCATTTCATCTGCCGCCAGTTCCTTGTCTCAGACCTCGTCCGGGTCCGCTTCCGTGTCCAGTTTGGGACTCGGCATGGGATTGGGTTTAGGCAAAGGGGGCATCACGGGGACCAGCGGCGCCAACCAGATGTCGGCTTTAGGTCTGGGGGTCCACTCGGCGCCGCTCAGCACCATGGCAGGGCTCATCTCGGGGTCGACGCCCGCCCCCTACGCGCAGGCGGCGGCATCAGGGGGCTTGGGCTTGAGCGGCGGTAGCACGCCGGCCAGCATTTCAGTGGAGAGCAGCACTTCCATCATCACCACCTCGGGCTCCAGCGGCGTCACCACCAACGGCGCAGCCACGGCGCTCGGCCTGCTGGGCTCCGGCCACGGCTCGCTGAGCGTCAGCATTCTGGGCCTGGTGTCGGGCCAGAACGCCTCCTCAGCCACCTCTCAGGTGCCTCCCAGTTCCGTCAGCGCTTCTCCAGGGGTGGTCGGTATGATGGGTGGCAACAGCGGCAGCGTCGGGATTGTCGGGGGCGTGAGCGCCGCGCCGGCCCGACCGCCCAGCGGACTCAAGCAGAATGGAAGCACAAGTATGTGCCCTCGGCCGCAATGTGCTGtagttcatcatcatcatcttctatCTCAACTTTTATACCCCCTTGAATTGAACGACTTGCTGTGATGTCCCGGCTTCAGGTTACAGCGCCGTCGTGGCCGAAAGCTCCACGGAATCGGCTCTCAGCACGCCGAGCCAGTCTCAAAGCAGCCAGCCGTCATCCCTCAGTTCCTCCGCCAGCCAGCCGTACGTCCGCATTTTCGTCTCCCTTCTTGATTGTGCTCAAGACTGGAGGTGAACATTCAGCCTGTCTTTTCGTACAGGTTGGACAATGGGCCCAGTTTAATCAGCTCCATCACGCTCCCGCCCAGCTCGCCGTCGCCCTCCTTTTCGGACAGCACGCCCGGTGGAGGGAGTCTCCTAAACGGGCCCCACTCCTACACGCAGGCCTCCGAGGGCCTCAAGGTGAGCCGCTAATTTATTCGCCGCCACcttacatgtgaagtggtcacaTTACAGCctgatttgtgtttgttttatctTTAAATCTCAAACAAATCTATTCCTCTAACCAAATTGTACTTAACCTTTGTACGGTACTGGCCTCTAAACTGACGGTGGTATCTCTCTGCTCTTCCTCTCCTGTCCTCGTTGCCTCATCAGGCTCCCGAGCCTCTTATCTCCCTGAAGGCCATGGCGGAACGGGCGGCCCTGGGATCAGGCCTTGACGGAGAGATCCCCAACCTGCACCTAACAGAGCGAGGTCAGAACGCCCACGTATCGTTTTCACCTCGCGCTGAAAATGTCTTCCGTGGATTAGCTTTACTTTATTTGACAGAATCTGCCCCCACAAATTTGTAGGCATTTAAATGCGAGCACAAGTAGTGTAGTTCCTCCGCCTCTGCGTTAGTTATTTTGTCAGCGAGTCGCTTATCTTTTCCTTCGGGTGCCACAGACATCTTCTCATCGTCCACGGCGCCCGGCACCCCGGCCGCCCCGCAGCCATCCGTATCCGAGGTCAGCATCCCGCCGTCGCTCGGCGTCTGTCCGCTGGGGccaacccccctccccaaagACCAGCTGTACCAGCAGGCCATGCAGGAGTCGGCGTGGACGCACATGCCGCACCCCTCAGACTCTGAGAGGATCAGGTACGAGGGCGGCCCTATCTCAAGCGGGCGTTCTCTGTGTTCATGTGCATCTGCCGTATCTGATTCCATCCTGTCTTTGTAGGCAATACCTAATGAGGAACCCGTGCCCCACCTTGCCCTTCCATTATCAGATGCCTCCGCACCACTCAGACTCCATCGAGTTCTACCAGCGACTGTCTACAGAAACACTGTTTTTCATCTTCTACTACCTGGAGGTCAGCATGTGTCTCGTTTGATCAGTCCTCAGTAGGACTGGCTCATCAATCACTTTCAATTTTTAGTGGCTTCCGTAGGTCAAATCGCATTGCTGCTTCCAACTGATATTATTGTATGGCCTCATTCACTCAATGTTTGTTCCTGACTATTTAGGGCACCAAGGCTCAGTATCTGTCAGCCAAGGCGCTGAAAAAGCAGTCATGGAGGTTTCACACCAAGTACATGATGTGGTTCCAGAGGCACGAGGAGCCCAAGACTATCACTGATGAGTTTGAACAGGTTGGACTCGCTCGATTTGTTACACTGATGCTCAAGTATAGTAAACCTGACTACAGTCACTTTTCAAAGCCACAATTTGGTGTCGATTAAATTGGTTGCGCCTGCTCGTGTTTTCTGTCAGTGTACTGATGTTGTCTTTTGGTGTCTCGCAGGGCACTTACATTTACTTTGACTATGAGAAATGGGGCCAGCGAAAGAAGGAAGGCTTCACATTTGAGTACAGGTACCTGGAAGACCGAGACCTGCAgtgaccgccccccccccctcccggagGACACCGAGAGCCACAAATGAACTGCTGTCGACATTCCGAGGCTGAACTCCAAACTGTGGATAGAGATTGTGATGTGTAGTAGAAAACGCTCTCCCCTCGAAAAACCAACAAaagtaaacacacaaaaaaaatcaaagcgaAGAGCGGCGTATGTATAGGCTGCGTCTCACGCCGAGTCCCCCTCGCTTAAGTAGCGCCTGGCCCTTGAccaaacggggggggggggggaaagcgcCCTATGggctcctcttcctcgtccccTTCGATCAAACTTCCTCGCGCTGCCTGAGCCGAGAGGGTTGCCGCGCGAGGCGTGCGTTTGTGCCTGTTTGTGTGCGCACTCACTATGTGGCATTAGGAAAGCCCGACCCTCCCTCTAATGCATGTTTCTTACCGTTTCTGTTTTTTCGttccttcaaaaaaaaacaaaaaaaaaacattctgtgtACACGATCCCGGACGCCTttttgacaaaaacattttcttgattAAATCAACTGCCCATCTTGTATTTACTGTAACTTTCTGGTCTAGAACAGGGAGGTACAGTGGACGTTTTAGTCACGGTGCGTAGGATTGGCTTCGTTTTAAAACCCTGTCACGGTCACTTTTCGACATAGTGAGCGGTTATCAATAGTTTTATTGATATTGTCGTGGTCCATTTAAACAACGAGAAGACAAAAGGCGGACGGAGAGCGGCCACAGGGCCTCTCCCTGTGACAGGGATAGTGTCCTAATCGGACTTGGATTAAATTGCTATGCAATTGAACTGGTCTCTGACTCCCTCTCTTTACCAATAAAGTTTGTTTTTAAGTTAAATCatttgcattattattattatggactTTGTGTTTGTCAGACAACATTCAGTACATCTTTACACGAGGATTTGGGATGTTGATTCTTGGCGAGTGAATGTCCACACGTCCTCGCCTCCAtttaaaaatgttgaattatAAAGCAAGGGTGGGAAACTGAGTCACTGTTTGTATCTGATCTTTTAACGCTGAATTCAATCCCCATCAGGCAACGCGTCAAAATTGATGgcaatgacatttttttctatAGGGGCTATACATTGGTTGCCCACCCCAGCTCTATAAAAATCCATTTTATCATCGATTGAGCCATAATCCCGATTTTCACTCGTTCAAGTGAATGTGCACTGAAACTGTTTACATGCATCCTGTATTGAAAAAGTCAtcctaaaaaaaattccatctcCTGCCATTGTTCCGGCCATTGTTCCGGCCCAGCCAAGCAGGCAGTCACACCGGGCTGCGTCAAGTATTTTATTACCCCTTTCAAGCACTCATGTTGATCATGATGATTATCATTTCAGATGTGTACTactacagcagtgcttctcaaatagtggggcgcgccaattatgtaattgcgcgtttactacagcagggggcagtggcgctctcattgttacttttgtcacgtttgcgacagtgcaacattttacgacttacaagacaagttaggatcgtcacggtggggaggggggggcgcgaatagttttcttcttgctagggggggggggggcgtaacagaaaataattgagaagcactgggttaaataaaggttaacctaaaaaaaaaaaaaaaagtgaaccctgaactttgaacccgtggtgaccccgcggtgaccccgtggtgaccccgtggtgacccctgggtgacctttgaaccctgaactttcaactctagttaaaaat from Syngnathus typhle isolate RoL2023-S1 ecotype Sweden linkage group LG10, RoL_Styp_1.0, whole genome shotgun sequence includes these protein-coding regions:
- the tfpt gene encoding TCF3 fusion partner, translating into MEDFSGLALPPLFGGHILEAELEPGGVELGPGEVELGPGGSELLESAAPEDEERRILDKRKYLALNRRCKEIEQVNHKILGRLHQVQRLTRRLKKERRFLMKTLDGHGDDYRNAQLTMLLEDEPGALSDVAAGAVDDRINGVSGSASSPAFHHPSGPKKRRHVTPKQEKDKDLQNEADMSVLSDAQFGDMPSPTSLSH
- the cnot3a gene encoding CCR4-NOT transcription complex subunit 3a isoform X3, producing MADKRKLQGEIDRCLKKVAEGVEQFEDIWQKLHNAANANQKEKYEADLKKEIKKLQRLRDQIKTWVASNEIKDKRQLVENRKLIETQMERFKVVERETKTKAYSKEGLGLAQKVDPAQREKEETGQWLTNTIDTLNMQVDQFESEVESLSVQTRKKKGDKEKQDRIDELKRLIERHRFHIRMLETILRMLDNDSVPVDAIQKIKDDVEYYIDSSQDPDFEENEFLYDDLDLEDIPAALVATSPSGQGNMEDEMYLHSSSTPTSTTSSSPIPPSPATCAASPVKNGTPSLLSSFSSSTTSGSSSSSSLVSMASVVGGIPVVPTSSGLIGSFSSAVQQQHQHLPVQQQQPQQAQPQNPSQQQQPPLSKPSVPSNSPPSPPSNLLLPASSAPSVPTPSTAISSAASSLSQTSSGSASVSSLGLGMGLGLGKGGITGTSGANQMSALGLGVHSAPLSTMAGLISGSTPAPYAQAAASGGLGLSGGSTPASISVESSTSIITTSGSSGVTTNGAATALGLLGSGHGSLSVSILGLVSGQNASSATSQVPPSSVSASPGVVGMMGGNSGSVGIVGGVSAAPARPPSGLKQNGSTSYSAVVAESSTESALSTPSQSQSSQPSSLSSSASQPLDNGPSLISSITLPPSSPSPSFSDSTPGGGSLLNGPHSYTQASEGLKAPEPLISLKAMAERAALGSGLDGEIPNLHLTERDIFSSSTAPGTPAAPQPSVSEVSIPPSLGVCPLGPTPLPKDQLYQQAMQESAWTHMPHPSDSERIRQYLMRNPCPTLPFHYQMPPHHSDSIEFYQRLSTETLFFIFYYLEGTKAQYLSAKALKKQSWRFHTKYMMWFQRHEEPKTITDEFEQGTYIYFDYEKWGQRKKEGFTFEYRYLEDRDLQ
- the cnot3a gene encoding CCR4-NOT transcription complex subunit 3a isoform X1, yielding MADKRKLQGEIDRCLKKVAEGVEQFEDIWQKLHNAANANQKEKYEADLKKEIKKLQRLRDQIKTWVASNEIKDKRQLVENRKLIETQMERFKVVERETKTKAYSKEGLGLAQKVDPAQREKEETGQWLTNTIDTLNMQVDQFESEVESLSVQTRKKKGDKEKQDRIDELKRLIERHRFHIRMLETILRMLDNDSVPVDAIQKIKDDVEYYIDSSQDPDFEENEFLYDDLDLEDIPAALVATSPSGQGNMEDEMYLHSSSTPTSTTSSSPIPPSPATCAAENSEDDKKRGRSTDSEVSQSPVKNGTPSLLSSFSSSTTSGSSSSSSLVSMASVVGGIPVVPTSSGLIGSFSSAVQQQHQHLPVQQQQPQQAQPQNPSQQQQPPLSKPSVPSNSPPSPPSNLLLPASSAPSVPTPSTAISSAASSLSQTSSGSASVSSLGLGMGLGLGKGGITGTSGANQMSALGLGVHSAPLSTMAGLISGSTPAPYAQAAASGGLGLSGGSTPASISVESSTSIITTSGSSGVTTNGAATALGLLGSGHGSLSVSILGLVSGQNASSATSQVPPSSVSASPGVVGMMGGNSGSVGIVGGVSAAPARPPSGLKQNGSTSYSAVVAESSTESALSTPSQSQSSQPSSLSSSASQPLDNGPSLISSITLPPSSPSPSFSDSTPGGGSLLNGPHSYTQASEGLKAPEPLISLKAMAERAALGSGLDGEIPNLHLTERDIFSSSTAPGTPAAPQPSVSEVSIPPSLGVCPLGPTPLPKDQLYQQAMQESAWTHMPHPSDSERIRQYLMRNPCPTLPFHYQMPPHHSDSIEFYQRLSTETLFFIFYYLEGTKAQYLSAKALKKQSWRFHTKYMMWFQRHEEPKTITDEFEQGTYIYFDYEKWGQRKKEGFTFEYRYLEDRDLQ
- the cnot3a gene encoding CCR4-NOT transcription complex subunit 3a isoform X2, whose product is MADKRKLQGEIDRCLKKVAEGVEQFEDIWQKLHNAANANQKEKYEADLKKEIKKLQRLRDQIKTWVASNEIKDKRQLVENRKLIETQMERFKVVERETKTKAYSKEGLGLAQKVDPAQREKEETGQWLTNTIDTLNMQVDQFESEVESLSVQTRKKKGDKEKQDRIDELKRLIERHRFHIRMLETILRMLDNDSVPVDAIQKIKDDVEYYIDSSQDPDFEENEFLYDDLDLEDIPLVATSPSGQGNMEDEMYLHSSSTPTSTTSSSPIPPSPATCAAENSEDDKKRGRSTDSEVSQSPVKNGTPSLLSSFSSSTTSGSSSSSSLVSMASVVGGIPVVPTSSGLIGSFSSAVQQQHQHLPVQQQQPQQAQPQNPSQQQQPPLSKPSVPSNSPPSPPSNLLLPASSAPSVPTPSTAISSAASSLSQTSSGSASVSSLGLGMGLGLGKGGITGTSGANQMSALGLGVHSAPLSTMAGLISGSTPAPYAQAAASGGLGLSGGSTPASISVESSTSIITTSGSSGVTTNGAATALGLLGSGHGSLSVSILGLVSGQNASSATSQVPPSSVSASPGVVGMMGGNSGSVGIVGGVSAAPARPPSGLKQNGSTSYSAVVAESSTESALSTPSQSQSSQPSSLSSSASQPLDNGPSLISSITLPPSSPSPSFSDSTPGGGSLLNGPHSYTQASEGLKAPEPLISLKAMAERAALGSGLDGEIPNLHLTERDIFSSSTAPGTPAAPQPSVSEVSIPPSLGVCPLGPTPLPKDQLYQQAMQESAWTHMPHPSDSERIRQYLMRNPCPTLPFHYQMPPHHSDSIEFYQRLSTETLFFIFYYLEGTKAQYLSAKALKKQSWRFHTKYMMWFQRHEEPKTITDEFEQGTYIYFDYEKWGQRKKEGFTFEYRYLEDRDLQ
- the cnot3a gene encoding CCR4-NOT transcription complex subunit 3a isoform X4, with the translated sequence MADKRKLQGEIDRCLKKVAEGVEQFEDIWQKLHNAANANQKEKYEADLKKEIKKLQRLRDQIKTWVASNEIKDKRQLVENRKLIETQMERFKVVERETKTKAYSKEGLGLAQKVDPAQREKEETGQWLTNTIDTLNMQVDQFESEVESLSVQTRKKKGDKEKQDRIDELKRLIERHRFHIRMLETILRMLDNDSVPVDAIQKIKDDVEYYIDSSQDPDFEENEFLYDDLDLEDIPLVATSPSGQGNMEDEMYLHSSSTPTSTTSSSPIPPSPATCAASPVKNGTPSLLSSFSSSTTSGSSSSSSLVSMASVVGGIPVVPTSSGLIGSFSSAVQQQHQHLPVQQQQPQQAQPQNPSQQQQPPLSKPSVPSNSPPSPPSNLLLPASSAPSVPTPSTAISSAASSLSQTSSGSASVSSLGLGMGLGLGKGGITGTSGANQMSALGLGVHSAPLSTMAGLISGSTPAPYAQAAASGGLGLSGGSTPASISVESSTSIITTSGSSGVTTNGAATALGLLGSGHGSLSVSILGLVSGQNASSATSQVPPSSVSASPGVVGMMGGNSGSVGIVGGVSAAPARPPSGLKQNGSTSYSAVVAESSTESALSTPSQSQSSQPSSLSSSASQPLDNGPSLISSITLPPSSPSPSFSDSTPGGGSLLNGPHSYTQASEGLKAPEPLISLKAMAERAALGSGLDGEIPNLHLTERDIFSSSTAPGTPAAPQPSVSEVSIPPSLGVCPLGPTPLPKDQLYQQAMQESAWTHMPHPSDSERIRQYLMRNPCPTLPFHYQMPPHHSDSIEFYQRLSTETLFFIFYYLEGTKAQYLSAKALKKQSWRFHTKYMMWFQRHEEPKTITDEFEQGTYIYFDYEKWGQRKKEGFTFEYRYLEDRDLQ